In Melitaea cinxia chromosome 4, ilMelCinx1.1, whole genome shotgun sequence, a single genomic region encodes these proteins:
- the LOC123670161 gene encoding uncharacterized protein LOC123670161, whose protein sequence is MDDIKLYGKTEMEMQKLIDTTAQFSKDINMEFGLDKCRTLHIKRGKIRPGHYVVNDTDIITAMEPTDLYKYLGYKQLKGLDHTEIKNTLTIEFKKRVNALCKTKLTGKHLIKSINTYAIPILTYSFGIIKWTKTDIEQIERTIRTTLTKHNNLHPKSAIERLTIKREYGGRGLIDLNHLCQKQVGNLKAFFLLKSQTSEIHKAIVQNDFNYTPLNLHEDISSLNTESNDLQTQKLDSWKRKVLHGRHPHDLEQPHINTAASNKWLKIGNLFPETEGFIIAIQDQIVNTKNYRKFIIKDSSIPNDKCRKCHVQPETIQHITGACTTLTQTDYTHRHNQVVNIIHQKLALKHKLIQNTNTPYYKYKPQTVLENDTHKLYFDRAILTDRTIHYNRPDITLQDKLNKITYLIDIAVPNTHNLQKTISEKINKYTELKEEVARIWNQNKVYIIPIALSTTGVIPNHLLHSLKLLELNETLYITLQKAAILNTCRIVRKFLQIDEHEIPHNT, encoded by the coding sequence ATGGATGATATTAAGTTATATGGAAAAACAGAAATGGAAatgcaaaaattaatagatactaCAGCACAATTTAGCAAAGATATTAATATGGAATTTGGTTTGGATAAATGTAGAACACTTCACATTAAACGAGGCAAGATACGGCCAGGCCATTATGTAGTTAATGATACCGATATAATTACAGCCATGGAACCCaccgatttgtataaatacttagGATATAAACAACTTAAAGGATTAGATCACACAGAAATCAAAAACACTTTaacaatagaatttaaaaaacgagTTAATGCTCtttgtaaaactaaactaaCAGGCAAACATCTCATTAAGTCTATAAATACATACGCTATCCCAATTCTTACATACTCATTTGGTATAATAAAATGGACAAAAACAGACATAGAACAAATAGAGCGCACGATACGTACCACACTCACTAAACACAATAATCTACACCCAAAATCTGCAATAGAAAGACTTACTATCAAAAGAGAATATGGAGGAAGGGGCCTTATTGATTTGAATCATCTCTGTCAAAAACAAGTCGGcaatttaaaagctttttttctcttaaaatcACAGACTAGCGAAATACATAAAGCCATAGTACAAAATGATTTTAACTATACTCCACTAAACTTACACGAAGACATAAGCTCTCTAAATACCGAAAGTAACGATCTTCAAACACAAAAACTAGATAGCTGGAAACGAAAAGTATTACACGGCCGCCATCCTCACGATCTAGAACAACCCCACATAAACACCGCAGCCTCAAACAAATGGCTTAAAATAGGAAACCTATTTCCAGAGACCGAAGGATTTATAATAGCGATACAGGATCAAATAGTCAACACTAAAAACTACAGAAAATTCATAATCAAAGACTCCTCAATACCAAACGATAAATGCCGCAAATGCCACGTTCAACCAGAGACCATCCAACACATTACCGGGGCATGTACAACACTTACACAAACAGATTACACACatagacataaccaagtagtcAACATAATTCACCAaaagttagcactaaaacaCAAACTCATACAGAACACAAACACaccttattacaaatataagccACAAACAGTCTTAGAAAACGACACACATAAGCTCTATTTTGATCGCGCAATACTTACAGACAGAACCATCCACTACAATAGACCGGATATAACGCtccaagataaattaaataaaataacctatcTGATAGATATTGCTGTTCCCAACACTCATAACCtacaaaaaacaatttctgaaaaaatcaacaaatataCTGAACTAAAGGAGGAAGTAGCTAGAATTTGgaaccaaaataaagtatacataatCCCAATAGCTCTTTCCACGACAGGTGTTATCCCAAACCATCTGTTACATAGTCTTAAACTACTAGAATTAAACGAAACTCTTTATATCACCTTACAAAAAGCCGCCATTTTAAATACATGCCGAATCGTAAGAAAGTTCTTGCAAATTGACGAACACGAAATCCCACACAACACATAA